The following are from one region of the Candidatus Zixiibacteriota bacterium genome:
- a CDS encoding thrombospondin type 3 repeat-containing protein, whose translation MLRSSLILGVLLICLLAFAVTVSADRLSIPAAKATKLTESPRVLKIQGERFTGDTPASLRADIKQGGDDLDNATVITSLPATLTGTTVGYTNDYDEKCPNSSASPDVVYSYTPVGGQRIHIISCNSAYWTKLYVYDADTTAVACNQYSDSCLPDYRAAIYDLAITGGETYYIVVDGYGGQSGEYEVYIEARPPIDTLNVHPALGDNGQGLLFFADEYNEYDTTIYWQTSLDTGNTWSDAVYWTFSGGAAIYPSIEYLGFDTSFYGTCVPPYEFYSGAPNYLVVLTDATDVSTAAGQYWNWSSYGWHDMRMVDIASAVHGENWQWGIQSMIHSTTYTDPAMVDAPHVFYPTDSEGYASISWYNDLDGCNSTTNDLDRATFMAYAVYDHYNDSLGLWELFARQDDAAYFTSEDEDPNAGGWTFIMEDTTNFQYPVVCSYDGALIIVGENYDGADPDDKDLICFYTLDGEIGNLVTNTVVATTAAERFPRIQHIANQTFVVTYVQDNELYAVLTEDGGMTWGTPEVISVTGDMVVPEYRSVDIGESDGYVVHIAYEYFVHMKGDSSVTIRLMPYQVYGYPDDDLDGIPNMSDNCPLHYNPDQEDGDLDGIGDSCDNCIAVANNDQTNSDTDSHGDACDNCPTVDNEDQLNSDGDTHGDACDNCPTVDNEDQADSNGNGVGDACDYLCGDANGNGQINILDCTYLIYYLYKSGPAPDPAVSADCDGNGAINILDATYLLRYLYTSGPAPICEG comes from the coding sequence ATGTTAAGAAGCTCACTGATTTTGGGAGTTCTCCTGATTTGTTTGCTGGCTTTTGCCGTTACGGTCAGCGCCGACAGGTTATCGATACCGGCGGCCAAAGCCACCAAGCTAACCGAGTCACCTCGGGTTTTAAAAATTCAGGGCGAACGTTTTACCGGAGATACTCCGGCATCGTTAAGGGCCGATATCAAACAGGGCGGTGATGATCTGGACAATGCCACGGTCATTACTTCCCTACCGGCCACTCTCACCGGGACAACCGTTGGTTACACCAACGACTATGATGAAAAATGTCCCAATTCATCGGCTTCACCCGATGTAGTTTATTCTTATACTCCGGTGGGAGGACAGCGTATTCATATTATTTCCTGTAATTCAGCCTACTGGACCAAGCTGTATGTCTATGATGCCGATACAACGGCAGTAGCCTGCAATCAGTATTCCGACAGTTGCCTGCCGGATTATCGGGCCGCCATTTATGATCTGGCCATAACGGGCGGAGAAACCTATTATATCGTGGTTGACGGTTACGGGGGGCAGTCGGGCGAATATGAAGTCTATATTGAGGCCCGTCCGCCAATTGACACTTTGAATGTTCATCCCGCCCTTGGCGATAATGGTCAGGGATTACTATTCTTTGCGGATGAGTACAATGAATATGACACCACCATTTACTGGCAGACTTCTCTGGATACGGGAAACACCTGGTCGGATGCCGTTTACTGGACATTTTCGGGCGGCGCGGCCATTTATCCCTCGATTGAATATCTCGGATTTGACACCTCCTTCTATGGTACCTGCGTTCCACCGTATGAGTTTTACAGCGGAGCTCCAAACTATCTTGTGGTATTGACCGATGCTACCGACGTCAGTACCGCCGCGGGTCAGTACTGGAACTGGAGTTCTTATGGCTGGCATGATATGAGAATGGTGGACATCGCCAGCGCTGTCCATGGCGAAAACTGGCAATGGGGCATTCAGAGTATGATTCACAGTACGACATACACCGACCCGGCCATGGTAGATGCACCCCATGTTTTCTACCCGACGGATTCTGAAGGTTATGCGAGTATAAGCTGGTACAACGATCTTGATGGCTGTAATTCCACCACCAATGATCTGGATCGGGCGACCTTTATGGCTTACGCGGTTTACGACCACTATAACGACTCTCTGGGCCTCTGGGAATTGTTTGCCCGTCAGGATGATGCCGCCTATTTCACCAGCGAGGATGAAGATCCCAACGCCGGCGGATGGACTTTCATAATGGAAGATACAACCAACTTCCAATACCCGGTTGTTTGTTCCTATGATGGCGCCTTGATTATTGTGGGAGAAAACTACGACGGCGCTGATCCGGATGACAAAGACCTTATTTGTTTCTATACTCTTGACGGCGAGATCGGCAACCTTGTTACCAATACCGTGGTTGCCACAACAGCCGCGGAACGTTTCCCGAGAATCCAGCATATTGCCAATCAGACCTTTGTGGTCACCTATGTTCAAGACAATGAGCTTTATGCTGTTCTGACGGAAGACGGCGGCATGACCTGGGGAACCCCGGAAGTCATCAGCGTCACCGGTGACATGGTTGTTCCCGAATACCGCTCGGTCGATATCGGCGAATCCGACGGTTATGTGGTTCATATTGCCTACGAGTATTTTGTCCATATGAAGGGTGACAGTTCGGTTACCATCAGGCTTATGCCGTATCAGGTTTATGGCTACCCGGATGATGACCTGGATGGAATCCCCAACATGAGCGACAACTGCCCGTTGCATTACAATCCGGACCAGGAAGACGGCGATCTTGATGGTATCGGTGATTCCTGCGACAATTGCATAGCCGTCGCTAACAACGATCAAACCAACTCGGATACCGATTCCCATGGCGATGCCTGCGATAATTGCCCGACCGTTGATAACGAGGATCAACTCAATTCCGACGGTGACACTCATGGTGATGCCTGCGATAACTGCCCGACCGTTGACAATGAGGATCAGGCGGACAGCAACGGCAATGGTGTTGGTGATGCCTGCGATTATCTCTGCGGCGATGCCAACGGCAATGGCCAGATCAACATCCTCGATTGCACCTACCTGATTTACTACCTCTACAAATCCGGGCCGGCTCCCGATCCGGCGGTATCGGCTGATTGTGACGGCAACGGAGCCATCAATATTCTCGATGCCACCTATCTTCTGAGATATCTATATACCAGTGGACCGGCGCCGATTTGCGAAGGATAA
- the rmuC gene encoding DNA recombination protein RmuC, with protein sequence MDWLIFLIGFVGGAVISGLVIWLINRSTNSALVTRLNQAEQQTVKIDEELVRFQRESVELKTKLARLETTLEQEKKAAGEKIALLEQAEKKLTDAFKSLSSDALKSNNQSFLELAKATLEKYQTEARGDLDQRKQSIENMVQPIRESLEKVNRQVTEMEKAREGAYQGLSEQVKSLITTQEKLKHETVNLVTALRNPMVRGRWGEIQLKRVVEMAGMLPYCDFTEQSSINAADGRLRPDMIVRLPGEKTVVVDAKTPLQAYLDALELEDPDARKRKMKEHAGQVRQHIVRLSSKAYWSELDSSPEFVVMFLPGESFFSAALEHDPMLIEDGVKSGVIPASPTTLIALLRAVAFGWRQEKLAENAQAISNLGRDLYDRIRVLAEHFGAVGKGLDKSVEAYNRAVGSLETRVLIAARRFNELEVDTGKEIPGPEPVEKSTRWLQAPELTGNQDSEK encoded by the coding sequence ATGGACTGGTTAATATTTCTGATTGGATTTGTCGGCGGGGCGGTCATTTCGGGATTGGTGATCTGGCTTATTAATCGATCGACGAATTCGGCCCTTGTTACGCGGTTGAATCAGGCCGAACAACAGACTGTTAAAATCGATGAGGAGCTGGTCAGGTTTCAAAGGGAAAGCGTTGAATTAAAGACCAAATTGGCCCGTCTGGAGACCACCCTGGAACAGGAAAAAAAAGCCGCCGGGGAAAAGATCGCTCTTCTGGAGCAGGCTGAAAAAAAGCTTACCGATGCGTTTAAATCACTGTCATCCGATGCCCTGAAAAGCAATAACCAGAGTTTTCTGGAACTGGCCAAGGCGACTCTGGAAAAATACCAGACCGAGGCCCGGGGTGATCTGGATCAGCGGAAACAATCCATAGAAAATATGGTACAGCCAATCCGGGAATCTTTGGAAAAGGTCAACCGTCAGGTTACGGAAATGGAAAAGGCCCGGGAGGGCGCCTATCAGGGTCTCAGTGAACAGGTCAAATCCCTGATTACGACCCAGGAAAAGCTGAAGCATGAAACGGTCAATCTGGTCACCGCCCTGAGAAACCCGATGGTGCGAGGCCGTTGGGGCGAAATTCAATTAAAACGGGTGGTCGAAATGGCCGGGATGTTGCCGTACTGCGATTTCACCGAGCAATCCTCAATCAATGCCGCGGATGGCCGTCTTCGACCGGATATGATAGTTCGTTTACCGGGCGAAAAGACGGTGGTGGTCGATGCCAAAACGCCGCTTCAGGCTTATCTCGATGCCCTTGAACTGGAAGACCCGGACGCCCGTAAACGCAAAATGAAGGAGCATGCCGGGCAGGTAAGACAGCATATTGTCCGATTGAGTAGTAAAGCCTACTGGAGCGAGCTGGATTCTTCGCCGGAATTCGTGGTTATGTTTCTTCCGGGCGAGAGTTTTTTCAGCGCCGCGCTGGAGCACGATCCCATGTTGATCGAGGATGGAGTTAAATCCGGCGTCATTCCTGCCAGTCCGACCACCCTGATCGCCCTTTTGAGGGCCGTGGCCTTTGGCTGGAGGCAGGAGAAATTGGCGGAAAATGCCCAGGCTATCAGCAACCTGGGGCGTGACTTATATGATCGGATCAGGGTTCTGGCCGAGCACTTCGGGGCAGTGGGCAAAGGACTGGATAAATCGGTCGAGGCTTACAATCGAGCGGTCGGCTCTCTGGAAACCAGGGTTTTAATTGCCGCCCGCCGATTCAACGAATTGGAAGTGGACACCGGCAAGGAAATTCCCGGGCCGGAGCCGGTTGAAAAATCTACCCGCTGGTTGCAGGCGCCGGAATTGACCGGTAATCAAGACAGCGAAAAATAA
- a CDS encoding peptidase C1, with the protein MKSPAAFIILLAALILVIHPAAGQNDHVKYVPKYEDPVLKEIGEQADKEQAARDSLTADIREKQAERNKADKALAMSLRFDMSQIPRPNSPDEFKSLFHFPPVAQYRTGTCWCFSGISFVESEIYRVTGEKIKLSEMYIVYYEFLDKVRHFIRERGDFAVYDGSMSNAVFRVMEKYGAVPIDAYSGLITGERYDHERMSQEIRDYLAFIKNGGYWDEDLAVQSVTLILDKYMGRPPEYFEFEGATFTPREFFKKILQVKPEDYIDAMSTLRVPFYSIGEFKVWDNWWHDSSYYNLPLDEWYGLMKKAIGEGYTVALGGDISEPGYYGFEDIAVVPDFDIPGKYINQDSREFRTDNESTGDDHGIHVIGFRNIKGRDWFLIKDSARSGRRGKFEGYFFYRDDYIKLKMLTFMVHKDALGDILTKFSQLK; encoded by the coding sequence ATGAAATCACCTGCTGCCTTCATTATTCTGCTTGCGGCCCTTATCCTGGTCATTCACCCGGCGGCGGGCCAGAATGATCATGTCAAGTATGTCCCCAAGTATGAGGACCCGGTTTTAAAGGAAATCGGCGAGCAGGCGGATAAAGAACAGGCCGCGCGCGACAGCCTGACAGCCGATATCCGCGAAAAACAGGCGGAAAGAAATAAGGCCGACAAGGCGCTGGCTATGTCTCTCCGGTTTGATATGTCTCAAATTCCGCGCCCGAATTCGCCCGATGAATTCAAATCCCTTTTTCATTTTCCGCCGGTGGCCCAGTATCGAACCGGAACCTGCTGGTGTTTTTCCGGGATATCATTCGTTGAATCCGAAATTTATCGGGTGACCGGGGAAAAAATCAAGCTGTCCGAGATGTATATCGTGTATTATGAATTTCTCGATAAGGTCAGGCATTTTATCCGTGAAAGAGGCGATTTCGCGGTTTATGACGGTTCCATGAGTAATGCCGTCTTTCGTGTCATGGAAAAGTACGGGGCAGTTCCCATCGATGCCTATTCCGGGCTCATCACGGGGGAGAGGTACGACCATGAGAGAATGTCACAGGAAATCCGGGATTACCTTGCCTTCATAAAAAATGGCGGCTACTGGGATGAGGACCTTGCGGTACAATCGGTGACACTGATTCTTGATAAATATATGGGCCGGCCGCCGGAGTATTTTGAATTCGAAGGTGCCACTTTCACTCCGCGGGAATTCTTTAAGAAAATCCTGCAGGTAAAGCCGGAGGATTATATTGATGCCATGTCGACTCTCCGGGTGCCGTTTTACAGCATCGGCGAATTCAAAGTCTGGGATAACTGGTGGCATGACAGTTCCTATTACAATCTCCCGCTCGATGAATGGTACGGCCTGATGAAAAAAGCGATTGGCGAGGGTTATACGGTCGCGCTGGGCGGCGATATCTCCGAACCGGGCTATTATGGCTTTGAGGATATCGCCGTGGTCCCCGATTTCGACATTCCCGGGAAATATATAAACCAGGATTCGCGCGAATTCCGTACCGATAATGAATCGACCGGTGACGATCATGGAATCCATGTAATCGGATTTAGGAATATCAAAGGACGAGACTGGTTTTTAATCAAGGATTCGGCCCGAAGCGGCCGCCGGGGTAAGTTCGAAGGATATTTTTTCTATCGTGACGATTATATCAAATTAAAAATGCTTACCTTTATGGTTCATAAAGATGCCCTGGGAGATATTCTAACCAAATTCAGTCAACTCAAATAG